From the genome of Ictalurus furcatus strain D&B chromosome 4, Billie_1.0, whole genome shotgun sequence, one region includes:
- the bend7 gene encoding BEN domain-containing protein 7: MELAERRRSRKSQSFKLISDSDYGHTSDSVEHMDTDSELLDASENETWLGEEGMEIKKQITGMMRLLSDKAGRVYQRVGREGETLKEEPQEEGLSWTLSHKQGPEEPEHGWNSVSHSQYDTRSKTQKMLDQGKSRDFALPPVPASLTTESSCCMCNCKSTLQAILLELRTMRKLMQTQRGPPEKQRAVASASPTCRRRSRKKRALQRIIATTPSTKTPTPLHTPMVAESFEKIGHETIENKEDEKKDRAVPCPPSTPASNPPTSAQYCLNRDQNCTELEVQLAEEYEVFIPKAQLDSILLNYTRSGSLLFRKLVCAFFDDATLANSLPNGKRKRGLNDQRKGLDQNIVGAIKVFTEKYCTANRIEKLPGPRDWVQILQDQIKLARRRLKRGL, encoded by the exons ATGGAGCTGGCGGAGAGGAGACGGAGCCGGAAATCACAGAGCTTTAAACTGATCAGCGACTCAG ACTATGGACATACGTCTGACAGTGTGGAGCACATGGACACGGACAGTGAACTTCTGGATGCCTCTGAGAATGAAA CATGGCTAGGTGAGGAAGGCATGGAGATTAAGAAGCAGATTACGGGCATGATGCGGCTGCTGAGTGATAAGGCAGGACGTGTGTACCAGAGAGTGGGCAGAGAGGGGGAAACGCTTAAAGAGGAGCCACAAGAGGAGGGTTTGAGCTGGACTTTGAGTCACAAGCAAGGCCCTGAAGAGCCTGAGCATGGCTGGAACTCAGTGTCCCACAGTCAGTATGACACACGATCCAAAACCCAGAAGATGCTGGACCAGGGCAAAAGCAGAG ACTTTGCTCTGCCCCCTGTGCCTGCCAGCTTGACGACAGAGTCCAGCTGCTGCATGTGCAATTGTAAGAGCACTCTGCAGGCCATTCTGCTGGAGTTACGCACAATGAGAAAACTCATGCAGACTCAGAGAG GCCCACCGGAGAAACAGCGTGCTGTGGCCAGCGCATCTCCCACCTGCAGGAGGAGATCTCGTAAGAAGAGGGCATTGCAAAGAATAATAGCAACAACCCCATCCACAAAAACTcccacacctctacacactccCATGGTGGCTGAATCCTTTGAGAAGATTGGCCATGAAACAATTGAAAATAAAGAggatgaaaagaaagacagggCTGTGCCATGCCCCCCGTCGACACCCGCATCTAATCCTCCGACCTCAGCTCAGTACTGCCTGAACAGAGATCAGAACTGCACAGAG CTGGAAGTGCAGCTGGCAGAGGAATATGAAGTGTTCATCCCGAAGGCACAGCTGGACTCCATCCTGCTGAACTACACACGCTCGGGCAGTCTGCTCTTCCGTAAGCTGGTGTGTGCCTTCTTCGATGACGCCACTCTCGCTAACTCCCTGCCCAACGGCAAGCGGAAGAGGGGTCTGAACGACCAGAGGAAAGGACTGGACCAGAACATAGTGGGAGCCATTAAAG TGTTCACAGAAAAATACTGCACGGCAAACAGGATCGAGAAGCTTCCTGGGCCACGAGACTGGGTCCAAATCCTTCAAGACCAAATCAAACTGGCTCGACGGCGCTTAAAAAGAGGTCTGTGA